Proteins from one Pontibacter korlensis genomic window:
- a CDS encoding D-alanyl-D-alanine carboxypeptidase/D-alanyl-D-alanine-endopeptidase → MHLTKSIYKWAMLSCLLLSMACSSKVPTATPEVTRFGPAEIRREVTESEVLRQSFVGFVLYDPELGQTVVEHNADKYFVPASNTKLFTFYASLKMLGDSIPALKYVSRGDSLIFWGTGDPTFTHMDLKNSLAFDFLKNRPEKKLYYVDAPYTSTPFATNWGWDDYNYYYQPERNVFPIHGNIIKFHKEEGIPFTTTPSYFEKNIVVDTAASRAKDAFVRGWRTNTITYHPKHASEKYATEVPFITSPEMVVTLLADTLKRPVELLKAAVPGGGKIFYGLPTDTVLRRMLKVSDNLMAEQLMALCSGTLSDTLSVERGIKHVKATYLADLPDEPVWIDGSGLSSMNMFTPRSIIALLQKLLQERPQEQLLPMLAVGGRPGTFRNIYKADVPFVFGKSGTLSHVHNQSGYIMTKSGKLLLYSFMNNNYKVPTSAIRNEMVRIITEVHNRY, encoded by the coding sequence ATGCACCTGACCAAATCGATTTATAAATGGGCTATGTTGAGTTGCCTGCTCCTGAGCATGGCATGTAGCAGTAAAGTTCCCACCGCTACGCCAGAAGTAACGCGTTTCGGACCTGCCGAAATCAGGCGAGAGGTGACAGAGTCGGAGGTGTTGCGGCAGAGCTTTGTTGGTTTTGTGCTTTATGACCCGGAGCTTGGCCAAACTGTAGTGGAGCACAATGCAGATAAGTATTTCGTGCCTGCCTCCAACACAAAGCTCTTTACTTTTTATGCCAGCCTTAAGATGTTGGGAGATTCCATTCCGGCACTAAAGTATGTGAGCAGGGGAGACTCCCTTATTTTTTGGGGAACCGGAGATCCTACTTTCACGCATATGGATCTGAAGAATTCCCTGGCTTTTGATTTCCTGAAGAACAGGCCTGAGAAGAAGTTATACTATGTGGATGCGCCATATACCAGCACACCTTTCGCTACTAATTGGGGCTGGGACGATTACAACTACTATTATCAGCCTGAGCGCAATGTGTTCCCCATCCACGGTAACATCATCAAGTTCCATAAAGAGGAAGGTATACCTTTCACCACCACTCCTTCATACTTTGAAAAGAACATTGTAGTCGATACAGCTGCTTCACGTGCGAAAGATGCATTTGTGAGAGGGTGGCGAACAAATACCATAACCTATCACCCAAAGCACGCTTCTGAGAAATACGCAACAGAAGTGCCTTTTATCACCTCTCCTGAAATGGTGGTAACGCTGCTTGCCGATACCCTGAAGCGCCCGGTGGAGTTGCTAAAGGCAGCAGTGCCGGGAGGAGGCAAGATCTTCTATGGACTGCCGACAGATACGGTGCTAAGGCGCATGCTAAAGGTAAGCGATAACCTGATGGCGGAGCAGCTTATGGCGCTTTGTTCCGGTACCCTTTCGGATACTTTATCGGTAGAGCGAGGCATCAAACATGTTAAGGCAACGTACCTGGCTGACCTGCCTGATGAGCCTGTGTGGATAGACGGTTCTGGCCTTTCGAGCATGAACATGTTTACACCGCGCAGCATTATTGCGTTACTGCAGAAACTGTTGCAAGAGCGCCCTCAGGAGCAATTGCTGCCAATGTTGGCAGTGGGCGGAAGACCTGGTACTTTCCGTAACATCTACAAAGCTGATGTGCCTTTTGTATTCGGTAAGTCAGGTACCTTGTCGCATGTGCACAACCAGAGCGGCTACATCATGACCAAGAGCGGTAAACTGCTGCTCTATAGCTTTATGAACAACAATTATAAAGTACCAACCTCTGCCATCCGCAACGAAATGGTGCGCATTATAACAGAGGTACACAACAGGTACTAA